The sequence acagtattaatagtagcagtagtaatagtagcagtagtaatagtagcagtgttaattagtaatagtagcagtagtaatagtagcagtagtagtaatagtagtaatagtagtagtattagtggtatttatttttttataaataaaaaatttaaGTAATTTACAGACAtttttatccagagtgacttacaggagcatttAGGGTTACGTACcgtgctcaagggcacatcggcagatttttcacctagccTGCTCGCGGATTCGAACCAGCATCCTTTTGGTTACTGTCACAACATTCTTAAACACTAGGCTGCCTGCCCTGAACTGGATCAAAATGGAGTCATCATTTATATTCCGCATTTAATTGTAGCACCATAAACTGACTGCGTGTTTTTGTTTTCATCCTGTGCCTACAGTAAGTGAAGGTTGGCCTGACATCCTTTTCCTGTATCTGGTGCACATCTAAGCTAAAGCAAAGCAGGCACAAAGAAGACCTACTGCTAAGTAGATATCGATGTTATGCATTACTGGAAGACTTGACAATATGATTATTTGACTTGTGCTATTTGTCATCACCTCATACATACCTCATCTGTGTTTTGTGTCCCTGTAACTTCCTCCTTGCAGAGGATGGTGTCCTACAGAGAGTCAAAGCGAATCTTAAAGCCAGAATGAAAAGCCGCTGTGAACACCTGTTTGAAGGCAACTCCAGAAATGAAACTCCTCTCAAAAATATTTACACAGAACTCTACATCACAGCAGGAGAGACTGAAGGGGTCTGTAATGAACATGAGGTGTTGCAGATCGAGACAGCATCCAGAACATGCACATCAGAAGACACTCCTATCAATTGCAACGACATCTTTAAACCTTTACCTGGACAGAACAGAATAATCACAACTGTGATGACCAAGGGCATTGCTGGGATCGGAAAAACAGTCACAGTCCAGAAGTTCATCCTTGACTGGGCAGAAGGAAAAGCCAATCAGCATCTGGATTTTATATTTCTGCTTCCATTCCGGGAATTGAATTTGTTCAAAAAGCAGTCCAGTCTTCATAGCCTTCTGTGTGGCTTCTACCATGAACTTGGAGATATAGAGGATGCAAATACAATTGCAGGTTGTCAAGTTCTGTTCATCTTCGATGGTCTGGATGAAAGCCGATTTGCACTTGATTTTAATCAAAacgaaacattgtttgacatagCAGAAGAAGCGCCCATTGATGTCCTATTGACAAATCTCATTAAGGGGAATCTGTCACCAAGAGCTAGCCTCTGGATAACCTCCCGACCAGCAGCAGCCAATAAAATCCCCAGGAAGAACATTACAAAGATGACAGAAGTGCGTGGGTTCAATGACTTGCAggaggaggagtacttcaggaagagattctgTTCAGATGCAAAGCTGGCcaacagaatcatctcacacataaagacaacAAGGAGCCTcaacatcatgtgccacattcctgTCTTCTGCTGGATCACTGCTACAGTTCTATGGGAGAAGTTCAGAGATGACTGCAAAGAAATCCCTAAAACCCTttctgagatgtacacacacttCGTGCTCATTCAGACAAACCTGAAGAACCAGAAGTACCATAACATCGAAGAGACAGATGCGCGGAGGATCTTGAAATCAGATAAAGAAATCATTCTAAAGCTGGCCAAGCTAGCTTTTGAACACCTGACGAAAAGCAATTTCATATTTTATGAGAAGGATCTGAGAGAGTGTGGCATTGACATCAAAAAAGTTTCAGTGCAATCTGGATTGTGCACAGAAATCTTCAAACAAGAGGTTGGGCTCTACAGCAAGACAGTCTACTGCTTTTTGCATTTGACCATCCAGGAGTACTTTGCCGCACTGTATTTGCTTTACTGCTACACAACTGATAACATGGAGGTGCTGAAGTCTTTCCTCAATGACACGTTGGTTGAGGAAGACTCTCTGTTGAGCAAACACGTTGGATACCATTTAGATGCTTCACAGagagatgggcctggagaaagTCTGgagtctgaccaattggaatacTGTGAAGAAATCTCCACTCTGGAGGAAGAGCCTGAGGAACATTGTCTTTTGGATGATGAGGCAGTAGAAGGGTCTGACTCTGAGTCTTCAGAGCTGGTTCTACATGAAAAACCAGCCTTTCATGTGTTACTGAAGAGCGCAGTGCTCAATGCCTTGGAGAGTGAAAATGGACATCTGGACATTATGCTCCGCTTCCTTCTTGGCCTCTCACTGGACTCCAATCAGATACTCCTACAAGACCTACTGCCAGAGatggagagctgtgcagagagtGTTGAGGAAACAAAGAAATACATAAAGGAGATGCTGAGGTATTACAAATCCCCTGAGAGATGCATCAACCTTTTATTCTGCTTGGCTGAAATCAATGACAATACCCTTCTTGAAGAGGTTCAAGCATACTTGAGGCCAGGAAATCATGGAGGAAAAAAGCTCTCACCTGAACAATGCACAGCTCTGGCTTATGTACTAATGTCAACTGGGATTCTGCATGAGTTTGACCCAAAGAAGTACAACACTTCTGAGGAGGGCCAATGGAGGATGATTCCAGTTGTGAAGTGCTGCATAAATGCCCTGTGAGTGTTAAGTGTTAACTTTCACACATACCTGTACATTTGTACAGAAAGTAAGTTTGAATGTATACTCACTCTGTATTTACCCTGCCATTATAGACTTTCTAACTGGAACATCACAGA comes from Salvelinus namaycush isolate Seneca chromosome 34, SaNama_1.0, whole genome shotgun sequence and encodes:
- the LOC120028288 gene encoding NACHT, LRR and PYD domains-containing protein 12-like isoform X6, yielding MLPAIPTLPSLEALTLHLNSATTSFRALLILACHLSRETCHRLHKAVIKEDGVLQRVKANLKARMKSRCEHLFEGNSRNETPLKNIYTELYITAGETEGVCNEHEVLQIETASRTCTSEDTPINCNDIFKPLPGQNRIITTVMTKGIAGIGKTVTVQKFILDWAEGKANQHLDFIFLLPFRELNLFKKQSSLHSLLCGFYHELGDIEDANTIAGCQVLFIFDGLDESRFALDFNQNETLFDIAEEAPIDVLLTNLIKGNLSPRASLWITSRPAAANKIPRKNITKMTEVRGFNDLQEEEYFRKRFCSDAKLANRIISHIKTTRSLNIMCHIPVFCWITATVLWEKFRDDCKEIPKTLSEMYTHFVLIQTNLKNQKYHNIEETDARRILKSDKEIILKLAKLAFEHLTKSNFIFYEKDLRECGIDIKKVSVQSGLCTEIFKQEVGLYSKTVYCFLHLTIQEYFAALYLLYCYTTDNMEVLKSFLNDTLVEEDSLLSKHVGYHLDASQRDGPGESLESDQLEYCEEISTLEEEPEEHCLLDDEAVEGSDSESSELVLHEKPAFHVLLKSAVLNALESENGHLDIMLRFLLGLSLDSNQILLQDLLPEMESCAESVEETKKYIKEMLRYYKSPERCINLLFCLAEINDNTLLEEVQAYLRPGNHGGKKLSPEQCTALAYVLMSTGILHEFDPKKYNTSEEGQWRMIPVVKCCINALLSNWNITEKLCGVVASALKSSNFPLQKLDLSYNYLQNSSMDLICAGLSSQHCKLKILRLNRCNLTAECCSALESALSSDSSHLRDLDLSDNELQDSGVKLLSAGLQKLETLKLSSCGVTKEGCTSLASALRSNISNLRELDLSDNDLYDSGVKLLSAVLGNPHCKLETLRLSGCIVSEEGCASLTSALRSNASNLRELDLSYNHPGDTGVRLLSAAREDPHFILNVEHNEECYLKSGLKKYACALTLDPNTTHRKLSLSNSGRTVICEADDHPYCPHIERFDDCPQVLCREVLTGRCYWEAEWSGRAVSVGVAYKDMSRVGKGHDCLLGYNDKSWSLRLLKRRLYICHNNTNKVIPVPSSCADRVGVYLNSSQGTLSFYLVSSDTLTHLHTFHSTFTEPLYPAFSVNDYSSVSLC
- the LOC120028288 gene encoding NACHT, LRR and PYD domains-containing protein 12-like isoform X2, whose product is MRAVVGQEEETGRSLSEHVLEDTMNNKKRRTIAKTINPKKPKWNKNLLGTKPCIRKIWGQPCRLSASCPQCRERLLRSPLTATSEQILREHNDPTTSNRETSLGDQPTTEQTEASLPLPSSYFSSNCQPLHSSISPHPLPPCTHPHLFSLSSTASPHNPSLPSSVLSDPPSLLSPILPVSPSLMLPPHAPSHSYIAQSGGTNFAPQLSNNFFSGPVNISMPSQQRDLSQAPQGSDQEDGVLQRVKANLKARMKSRCEHLFEGNSRNETPLKNIYTELYITAGETEGVCNEHEVLQIETASRTCTSEDTPINCNDIFKPLPGQNRIITTVMTKGIAGIGKTVTVQKFILDWAEGKANQHLDFIFLLPFRELNLFKKQSSLHSLLCGFYHELGDIEDANTIAGCQVLFIFDGLDESRFALDFNQNETLFDIAEEAPIDVLLTNLIKGNLSPRASLWITSRPAAANKIPRKNITKMTEVRGFNDLQEEEYFRKRFCSDAKLANRIISHIKTTRSLNIMCHIPVFCWITATVLWEKFRDDCKEIPKTLSEMYTHFVLIQTNLKNQKYHNIEETDARRILKSDKEIILKLAKLAFEHLTKSNFIFYEKDLRECGIDIKKVSVQSGLCTEIFKQEVGLYSKTVYCFLHLTIQEYFAALYLLYCYTTDNMEVLKSFLNDTLVEEDSLLSKHVGYHLDASQRDGPGESLESDQLEYCEEISTLEEEPEEHCLLDDEAVEGSDSESSELVLHEKPAFHVLLKSAVLNALESENGHLDIMLRFLLGLSLDSNQILLQDLLPEMESCAESVEETKKYIKEMLRYYKSPERCINLLFCLAEINDNTLLEEVQAYLRPGNHGGKKLSPEQCTALAYVLMSTGILHEFDPKKYNTSEEGQWRMIPVVKCCINALLSNWNITEKLCGVVASALKSSNFPLQKLDLSYNYLQNSSMDLICAGLSSQHCKLKILRLNRCNLTAECCSALESALSSDSSHLRDLDLSDNELQDSGVKLLSAGLQKLETLKLSSCGVTKEGCTSLASALRSNISNLRELDLSDNDLYDSGVKLLSAVLGNPHCKLETLRLSGCIVSEEGCASLTSALRSNASNLRELDLSYNHPGDTGVRLLSAAREDPHFILNVEHNEECYLKSGLKKYACALTLDPNTTHRKLSLSNSGRTVICEADDHPYCPHIERFDDCPQVLCREVLTGRCYWEAEWSGRAVSVGVAYKDMSRVGKGHDCLLGYNDKSWSLRLLKRRLYICHNNTNKVIPVPSSCADRVGVYLNSSQGTLSFYLVSSDTLTHLHTFHSTFTEPLYPAFSVNDYSSVSLC
- the LOC120028288 gene encoding NACHT, LRR and PYD domains-containing protein 12-like isoform X4, which encodes MRAVVGQEEETGRSLSEHVLEDTMNNKKRRTIAKTINPKKPKWNKNLLGTKPCIRKIWGQPCRLSASCPQCRERLLRSPLTATSEQILREHNDPTTSNRETISPSLMLPPHAPSHSYIAQSGGTNFAPQLSNNFFSGPVNISMPSQQRVDLSQAPQGSDQEDGVLQRVKANLKARMKSRCEHLFEGNSRNETPLKNIYTELYITAGETEGVCNEHEVLQIETASRTCTSEDTPINCNDIFKPLPGQNRIITTVMTKGIAGIGKTVTVQKFILDWAEGKANQHLDFIFLLPFRELNLFKKQSSLHSLLCGFYHELGDIEDANTIAGCQVLFIFDGLDESRFALDFNQNETLFDIAEEAPIDVLLTNLIKGNLSPRASLWITSRPAAANKIPRKNITKMTEVRGFNDLQEEEYFRKRFCSDAKLANRIISHIKTTRSLNIMCHIPVFCWITATVLWEKFRDDCKEIPKTLSEMYTHFVLIQTNLKNQKYHNIEETDARRILKSDKEIILKLAKLAFEHLTKSNFIFYEKDLRECGIDIKKVSVQSGLCTEIFKQEVGLYSKTVYCFLHLTIQEYFAALYLLYCYTTDNMEVLKSFLNDTLVEEDSLLSKHVGYHLDASQRDGPGESLESDQLEYCEEISTLEEEPEEHCLLDDEAVEGSDSESSELVLHEKPAFHVLLKSAVLNALESENGHLDIMLRFLLGLSLDSNQILLQDLLPEMESCAESVEETKKYIKEMLRYYKSPERCINLLFCLAEINDNTLLEEVQAYLRPGNHGGKKLSPEQCTALAYVLMSTGILHEFDPKKYNTSEEGQWRMIPVVKCCINALLSNWNITEKLCGVVASALKSSNFPLQKLDLSYNYLQNSSMDLICAGLSSQHCKLKILRLNRCNLTAECCSALESALSSDSSHLRDLDLSDNELQDSGVKLLSAGLQKLETLKLSSCGVTKEGCTSLASALRSNISNLRELDLSDNDLYDSGVKLLSAVLGNPHCKLETLRLSGCIVSEEGCASLTSALRSNASNLRELDLSYNHPGDTGVRLLSAAREDPHFILNVEHNEECYLKSGLKKYACALTLDPNTTHRKLSLSNSGRTVICEADDHPYCPHIERFDDCPQVLCREVLTGRCYWEAEWSGRAVSVGVAYKDMSRVGKGHDCLLGYNDKSWSLRLLKRRLYICHNNTNKVIPVPSSCADRVGVYLNSSQGTLSFYLVSSDTLTHLHTFHSTFTEPLYPAFSVNDYSSVSLC
- the LOC120028288 gene encoding NACHT, LRR and PYD domains-containing protein 3-like isoform X5 gives rise to the protein MRAVVGQEEETGRSLSEHVLEDTMNNKKRRTIAKTINPKKPKWNKNLLGTKPCIRKIWGQPCRLSASCPQCRERLLRSPLTATSEQILREHNDPTTSNRETSLGDQPTTEQTEASLPLPSSYFSSNCQPLHSSISPHPLPPCTHPHLFSLSSTASPHNPSLPSSVLSDPPSLLSPILPVSPSLMLPPHAPSHSYIAQSGGTNFAPQLSNNFFSGPVNISMPSQQRVDLSQAPQGSDQEDGVLQRVKANLKARMKSRCEHLFEGNSRNETPLKNIYTELYITAGETEGVCNEHEVLQIETASRTCTSEDTPINCNDIFKPLPGQNRIITTVMTKGIAGIGKTVTVQKFILDWAEGKANQHLDFIFLLPFRELNLFKKQSSLHSLLCGFYHELGDIEDANTIAGCQVLFIFDGLDESRFALDFNQNETLFDIAEEAPIDVLLTNLIKGNLSPRASLWITSRPAAANKIPRKNITKMTEVRGFNDLQEEEYFRKRFCSDAKLANRIISHIKTTRSLNIMCHIPVFCWITATVLWEKFRDDCKEIPKTLSEMYTHFVLIQTNLKNQKYHNIEETDARRILKSDKEIILKLAKLAFEHLTKSNFIFYEKDLRECGIDIKKVSVQSGLCTEIFKQEVGLYSKTVYCFLHLTIQEYFAALYLLYCYTTDNMEVLKSFLNDTLVEEDSLLSKHVGYHLDASQRDGPGESLESDQLEYCEEISTLEEEPEEHCLLDDEAVEGSDSESSELVLHEKPAFHVLLKSAVLNALESENGHLDIMLRFLLGLSLDSNQILLQDLLPEMESCAESVEETKKYIKEMLRYYKSPERCINLLFCLAEINDNTLLEEVQAYLRPGNHGGKKLSPEQCTALAYVLMSTGILHEFDPKKYNTSEEGQWRMIPVVKCCINALLSNWNITEKLCGVVASALKSSNFPLQKLDLSYNYLQNSSMDLICAGLSSQHCKLKILRLNRCNLTAECCSALESALSSDSSHLRDLDLSDNELQDSGVKLLSAGLQKLETLKLSSCGVTKEGCTSLASALRSNISNLRELDLSDNDLYDSGVKLLSAVLGNPHCKLETLSDVFSLEAVWLYCLRGRMCFSDLSSEVKRLKPEGAGSELQSPRRHRSETALCSTGGSTFHTKCGTQ
- the LOC120028288 gene encoding NACHT, LRR and PYD domains-containing protein 12-like isoform X1, with the protein product MRAVVGQEEETGRSLSEHVLEDTMNNKKRRTIAKTINPKKPKWNKNLLGTKPCIRKIWGQPCRLSASCPQCRERLLRSPLTATSEQILREHNDPTTSNRETSLGDQPTTEQTEASLPLPSSYFSSNCQPLHSSISPHPLPPCTHPHLFSLSSTASPHNPSLPSSVLSDPPSLLSPILPVSPSLMLPPHAPSHSYIAQSGGTNFAPQLSNNFFSGPVNISMPSQQRVDLSQAPQGSDQEDGVLQRVKANLKARMKSRCEHLFEGNSRNETPLKNIYTELYITAGETEGVCNEHEVLQIETASRTCTSEDTPINCNDIFKPLPGQNRIITTVMTKGIAGIGKTVTVQKFILDWAEGKANQHLDFIFLLPFRELNLFKKQSSLHSLLCGFYHELGDIEDANTIAGCQVLFIFDGLDESRFALDFNQNETLFDIAEEAPIDVLLTNLIKGNLSPRASLWITSRPAAANKIPRKNITKMTEVRGFNDLQEEEYFRKRFCSDAKLANRIISHIKTTRSLNIMCHIPVFCWITATVLWEKFRDDCKEIPKTLSEMYTHFVLIQTNLKNQKYHNIEETDARRILKSDKEIILKLAKLAFEHLTKSNFIFYEKDLRECGIDIKKVSVQSGLCTEIFKQEVGLYSKTVYCFLHLTIQEYFAALYLLYCYTTDNMEVLKSFLNDTLVEEDSLLSKHVGYHLDASQRDGPGESLESDQLEYCEEISTLEEEPEEHCLLDDEAVEGSDSESSELVLHEKPAFHVLLKSAVLNALESENGHLDIMLRFLLGLSLDSNQILLQDLLPEMESCAESVEETKKYIKEMLRYYKSPERCINLLFCLAEINDNTLLEEVQAYLRPGNHGGKKLSPEQCTALAYVLMSTGILHEFDPKKYNTSEEGQWRMIPVVKCCINALLSNWNITEKLCGVVASALKSSNFPLQKLDLSYNYLQNSSMDLICAGLSSQHCKLKILRLNRCNLTAECCSALESALSSDSSHLRDLDLSDNELQDSGVKLLSAGLQKLETLKLSSCGVTKEGCTSLASALRSNISNLRELDLSDNDLYDSGVKLLSAVLGNPHCKLETLRLSGCIVSEEGCASLTSALRSNASNLRELDLSYNHPGDTGVRLLSAAREDPHFILNVEHNEECYLKSGLKKYACALTLDPNTTHRKLSLSNSGRTVICEADDHPYCPHIERFDDCPQVLCREVLTGRCYWEAEWSGRAVSVGVAYKDMSRVGKGHDCLLGYNDKSWSLRLLKRRLYICHNNTNKVIPVPSSCADRVGVYLNSSQGTLSFYLVSSDTLTHLHTFHSTFTEPLYPAFSVNDYSSVSLC
- the LOC120028288 gene encoding NACHT, LRR and PYD domains-containing protein 3-like isoform X3; translation: MNNKKRRTIAKTINPKKPKWNKNLLGTKPCIRKIWGQPCRLSASCPQCRERLLRSPLTATSEQILREHNDPTTSNRETSLGDQPTTEQTEASLPLPSSYFSSNCQPLHSSISPHPLPPCTHPHLFSLSSTASPHNPSLPSSVLSDPPSLLSPILPVSPSLMLPPHAPSHSYIAQSGGTNFAPQLSNNFFSGPVNISMPSQQRVDLSQAPQGSDQEDGVLQRVKANLKARMKSRCEHLFEGNSRNETPLKNIYTELYITAGETEGVCNEHEVLQIETASRTCTSEDTPINCNDIFKPLPGQNRIITTVMTKGIAGIGKTVTVQKFILDWAEGKANQHLDFIFLLPFRELNLFKKQSSLHSLLCGFYHELGDIEDANTIAGCQVLFIFDGLDESRFALDFNQNETLFDIAEEAPIDVLLTNLIKGNLSPRASLWITSRPAAANKIPRKNITKMTEVRGFNDLQEEEYFRKRFCSDAKLANRIISHIKTTRSLNIMCHIPVFCWITATVLWEKFRDDCKEIPKTLSEMYTHFVLIQTNLKNQKYHNIEETDARRILKSDKEIILKLAKLAFEHLTKSNFIFYEKDLRECGIDIKKVSVQSGLCTEIFKQEVGLYSKTVYCFLHLTIQEYFAALYLLYCYTTDNMEVLKSFLNDTLVEEDSLLSKHVGYHLDASQRDGPGESLESDQLEYCEEISTLEEEPEEHCLLDDEAVEGSDSESSELVLHEKPAFHVLLKSAVLNALESENGHLDIMLRFLLGLSLDSNQILLQDLLPEMESCAESVEETKKYIKEMLRYYKSPERCINLLFCLAEINDNTLLEEVQAYLRPGNHGGKKLSPEQCTALAYVLMSTGILHEFDPKKYNTSEEGQWRMIPVVKCCINALLSNWNITEKLCGVVASALKSSNFPLQKLDLSYNYLQNSSMDLICAGLSSQHCKLKILRLNRCNLTAECCSALESALSSDSSHLRDLDLSDNELQDSGVKLLSAGLQKLETLKLSSCGVTKEGCTSLASALRSNISNLRELDLSDNDLYDSGVKLLSAVLGNPHCKLETLRLSGCIVSEEGCASLTSALRSNASNLRELDLSYNHPGDTGVRLLSAAREDPHFILNVEHNEECYLKSGLKKYACALTLDPNTTHRKLSLSNSGRTVICEADDHPYCPHIERFDDCPQVLCREVLTGRCYWEAEWSGRAVSVGVAYKDMSRVGKGHDCLLGYNDKSWSLRLLKRRLYICHNNTNKVIPVPSSCADRVGVYLNSSQGTLSFYLVSSDTLTHLHTFHSTFTEPLYPAFSVNDYSSVSLC
- the LOC120028288 gene encoding NACHT, LRR and PYD domains-containing protein 12-like isoform X7, which translates into the protein MKSRCEHLFEGNSRNETPLKNIYTELYITAGETEGVCNEHEVLQIETASRTCTSEDTPINCNDIFKPLPGQNRIITTVMTKGIAGIGKTVTVQKFILDWAEGKANQHLDFIFLLPFRELNLFKKQSSLHSLLCGFYHELGDIEDANTIAGCQVLFIFDGLDESRFALDFNQNETLFDIAEEAPIDVLLTNLIKGNLSPRASLWITSRPAAANKIPRKNITKMTEVRGFNDLQEEEYFRKRFCSDAKLANRIISHIKTTRSLNIMCHIPVFCWITATVLWEKFRDDCKEIPKTLSEMYTHFVLIQTNLKNQKYHNIEETDARRILKSDKEIILKLAKLAFEHLTKSNFIFYEKDLRECGIDIKKVSVQSGLCTEIFKQEVGLYSKTVYCFLHLTIQEYFAALYLLYCYTTDNMEVLKSFLNDTLVEEDSLLSKHVGYHLDASQRDGPGESLESDQLEYCEEISTLEEEPEEHCLLDDEAVEGSDSESSELVLHEKPAFHVLLKSAVLNALESENGHLDIMLRFLLGLSLDSNQILLQDLLPEMESCAESVEETKKYIKEMLRYYKSPERCINLLFCLAEINDNTLLEEVQAYLRPGNHGGKKLSPEQCTALAYVLMSTGILHEFDPKKYNTSEEGQWRMIPVVKCCINALLSNWNITEKLCGVVASALKSSNFPLQKLDLSYNYLQNSSMDLICAGLSSQHCKLKILRLNRCNLTAECCSALESALSSDSSHLRDLDLSDNELQDSGVKLLSAGLQKLETLKLSSCGVTKEGCTSLASALRSNISNLRELDLSDNDLYDSGVKLLSAVLGNPHCKLETLRLSGCIVSEEGCASLTSALRSNASNLRELDLSYNHPGDTGVRLLSAAREDPHFILNVEHNEECYLKSGLKKYACALTLDPNTTHRKLSLSNSGRTVICEADDHPYCPHIERFDDCPQVLCREVLTGRCYWEAEWSGRAVSVGVAYKDMSRVGKGHDCLLGYNDKSWSLRLLKRRLYICHNNTNKVIPVPSSCADRVGVYLNSSQGTLSFYLVSSDTLTHLHTFHSTFTEPLYPAFSVNDYSSVSLC